The DNA region CATTCCACAATGCTGAAGAGGCATGAAAGATGGATGACAGAGCAAGGGCGCGTTTACAAAGACGGGGCTGAAAAGGAGAAACGCTTCAGCATATTCAAAGATAACGTGGAGATGATAGAATCCTTTAACAGGGCCGCAAACAAGCCTTATAAAATGGGAATCAATCAGTTTGCAGACCTGACCAACCAAGAGTTCAAGCTAAGGAATAAGTTCAAGAGTCATGTTTGCTCTGATAATAATTCCTTGTTCAGATACCAAAACATTTCAGCTGTGCCCGCCACCATGGACTGGCGGAAGAAGGGTGCCGTCACCCCCATCAAGGACCAGGGACAATGCGGTAAGCAGTAATTATAAATGAACTAATCTTTTGTTTTCTAtaaagaaatttgatttttaactttTGGGTCGGGATATTGCACAGGTTGTTGTTGGGCTTTTTCTGCTGTGGCTGCAACAGAAGGAATCGCTCAGATAACAACGGGAAAACTGATATCTTTGTCCGAGCAAGAGCTTGTTGATTGTGATGTAAACGGACAGGATCAAGGCTGCAACGGGGGTCTCATGGACGACGCCTTCGAATTCATCCAAAGCAATGGGGGACTGACCAGCGAATCCAACTACGGATACGATGGATCTGACGGGACTTGCAATAAGAAGAAGGAATCAAACCACGCAGCAACTATAACTGGCTACGAAGACGTGCCAGCCAACAGCGAAAGTTCACTAATGAAAGCTGTAGCCAATCAACCTGTCTCTGTAGCAATTGATGCTGGAGACTCTGATTTCCAATTCTACTCTAGCGGGGTCTTCACCGGTGAGTGTGGAACTGAGCTGGACCACGGTGTGACGGCGGTGGGGTATGGAACAACAGATGATGGAACCAAATACTGGATTGTGAAGAATTCGTGGGGAGAAAGCTGGGGAGAAGAAGGATACATAAGAATGCAGAGGGACATTGAAGCCAAGGAAGGCCTATGCGGTATTGCTATGCAGGCTTCCTATCCCACTGCTGCAGAGTAAGCAAATCATATCAAAATACCAACAAAATCATGAAGAAGATCATatataatgtaaatcatatcaaaataccaacaaaatcatgaagaaatatcatcatatatatatgtttcatttCAAGAATGTATATAAAAGTGAAGTTGGGGTTGtgtatttctatttttatttaaaatacaaaaagaaatttaaaaataaaataaaaattacatactACAAACAATATGagataataatgttaaaaggcATAATTACATGGAGGGAGTGAAGGAAGTTGACAAATAGCATGACTGTATGACTGTATTGAGTGAAGGAAGTTGACAAATATTTCATCTTTCACTAgctcactaatttaattaattatttatttatatgttattaaCAACATATAACTAGACTCCaattataataaacttaaaattcaaCTCACCATTTTTAAAGACAATACAGAAATGTTTAGAGTCAATTGAAAGAAGGTTACATGTaatatttgtttagaattattacttttaaacaaaatataatgtttaaatccGTACATTTGTTGATAGAGCCTCAATAtatgtgtttaaaaaaaaaatgaagatatatatgatttattattgggtatttattatttcaatttaattttgagatattttaatatatgtatattagtTATTTCAGTTGATAATTTTATCTTATTCGATTTATATATAGACCTTTCTATTAAACATTGATTTGCTCTAACAATTTGGGTTTATGATTTTAGGTTATAGAACTTTAAGTTAGGGTTTAAAGTTTTAAGGTTTAGCTGTtgtaaaatttaagaaaaataaaaatattaataaataagagaaaaaaaaagaaagaaagagcaAGATGAGAGaaattcactttatttatttattttatttttttcccattaataactcataattttattttatttatatattttgagaatAAGATTGAGATgtcttaaaaatataatgtgtATGGTCTAAACACAAAAGAACAAAACAAGTGACAGTgtcattgttttatttatttatttatttatttatttattttgtataactttccaatttgttaaaatgaaaaaaaccaGTAATGTAGTGTTTGATATTGAATAAAAGATCAAAGTTCTTGATGTGGAAAAAGAGGAGGAATAGAGCTTCGACATTAACAAATGGAAGATCGGAGGAGGAAGCTCTCCGTTTTCGTCGGAAGAATTTTGTCAGGTGCCGAGGATTGGTTGAGAATCGCCGAAAGGATTTTGTAAAATGGCTCTGTTTTGGTGTATTACTGGATTTTTGTTATGTTGAGatatttggaattatttaatagtttgtttgatatatttattgattgaatttttttagtaACCAATAAAATTGTTGTAAACATGATTAGATAAAGTAATtagttattgaaataaatacAATGTTGTAAACATTAATAGAACTAACATAGTTGTCATTAATTTGTGAAATatagatattttatattataatttaaaaatatatattttctatttaaaattaataaataagttcacatgcctcaaaaattatttaataaatattcaactaaataaatattatatggtaaaaaatgatagtaaaataatatatatatataattaaataattatcagtaaaacaaacaaaaaaaaaaaaaaaattaaaactatattattttattagaagagataaatatatcaaagtgtatagtaaaaataaacaaatattttatctcattttaaattattattttaataccaGTTTTCTAAAAGAAATATCGATTATTTGGGAAACCAATTCTCGAAACGCTTTTCTggatattcttcaatattccTGATATTCACGGAACGTGAAAAGCGGATGATTAATCGTTCACTTCCGAAAGAAATCGACAAATTTCTTCTCGATACGTCCCAAGGAAAATCTCAAATTGGATCCCAAATTGACGGGTTAGTGTAAGTTTATCCATGCGGTTATGCAATCTTCGAATAAGAATCTATTTTCTGAAAGATTCTAGCTTTCGTGCTTTGGTGGGTCTCCAAAATCCTTTCGATGTGCGTTATGAGGTGTGAAGTGGGAGAAAATGGATGTCATAATTGGGGTTTTGAATAAGAAAgaccttttcatttttttttctttgaaaagtaaTAAGAATGAGGGGGTGTTAAGCCTTTTATCATCCTGACGTCGAGCTATTTTTCCGCATGACCTCCCCTACAGTATCGTCACCGCAGTAGAGTTTAACCACCAAGTTACGGAATGTATCGTCAAATATTCAATATGATTCCACAAAATCTAGTTTCGTTCAAATAACGGACTCTAACCAATTGacctttaaaattaaataaatcaatacaTCAAGATGCTTTCGTATAAATTCCTTAAACGAAAGCGGACGATGCATTAAATGATAGTAAATAGACAAAATGGATAGATACGTACATTAAGCTTATATTGTTTTGTTtgacaaattataaatattttacctCGTTTTAGATGTATTTTTCATTTCACTAGTCTAGtctaattttctaattaacaTTTTCAAGTTATCTTAAACATTTGTCAAACTAATagtaaatatgtataaaatgacattaaaaaaggactaaatatacttaatttaggAAAATTATAATCATGATCTTCTTTGTCTAACTCTTAGACATAAAAGATAAATCATAAATTTCAAAGGAAACACAAATATagttaacatttttttcatctaatcttttaattaacattttcaaGTTATCATACACATCGTCAAACTAATagtaaaaacatattaaaaaattatgaaaatgtaCTTAATTCATGATAAATCATgctcaacaataaaaataaactttacatttttcaaaagtaatgcaattaataaagttttttattctACAAAATACCtaaattttctttcaaatattgTATCATTAACAATTGCTCTCAATTTGAACCATCATACATTCATTCTCAATTCGAACTAGGGACGATAATAAGTACTCGTATACTTGATATTCGTAAGTATTCGATGGTCGGAGTCGAGTTTTTAAATCGGGATCGGGTTCAGGATCGAGAATGAGAATAAAAGTAGGTTACCAGATCGGGTTTGTGATCGGAAGTAAAGAGTGTACGTgcaaacccaaactcgaaacctgatacaatttttaattattttttatataaatataaatacatataagcGAATATGAATAAAGGGCCGTAACAATGCAATTAATAATGCGCTGTCAATTGAGGGATCGACTACAGTATGAGAAAATAATggtaaaaaacataattaatagcATGACAGGATGACAtgtaagaaattaataaatgaagagtATTATCAACTCtctttttataaactaaatacaccaagaaaaaaaatatctatcatCATTTACTTTCAAAATAAGatcacaataataaaataaattaaataataacatcaataataatagtacgtaataataataacataaaaattattcacaATTTTCTAATGTAATAGAACAGTTGAAGATGACAAGtcttcaaatttcttttgttttcaaaatattaggtttgagaaaaaaaatatgcataacctagtttaatataaatatttattttgtttttaatataaatatttataataacttaatttatttttaattaattaattaattataaatattaaaattttaataaaaaaatcattttttaaacttaagtTATAAACTTgtttatactaatattttttatttaactataaatatttattatatattatatctaatttatttttattattatcattattattaattagtttataataatattttttttatgattttgtttataatttaattttattacttacattataataattattaattcaatatatccaataatttactaatataataactattaaaaaatgattgttgtaaattaataatcttataagtttataatattaaactatattttattttaaaaattactcaaattaataataattaaaataattttattaatataataaataataataaaaattattaaaattggcTATAGTTAACATAATTTACAAAAAGATAAAAcccaattaataattattttaaatataatctttactaataaaaatattgatattaataatatattattctaatttgtttcaataaatatataatatttttaataaatatatattatttttaatcttattatatataataactttgtatacattaattaatttttttatttttcaaattaaaattcgaattcgaataatttttgtttattattattattattatttttaattataattcaatatttattttttattttaaaagttttgtttaattattttttaaataaaaactcatttactatttattatattttacaaattatttatgatatatatatttataaattttattattatatgtatttatatgtatgcaaaaatttaaaaactgttttaaaattttatttaataatctaattaataattaaattaaaacattaaaaaaaattaatttttgagttGGATGATGTTAATtggaaaaaataagttaatttgttatatttttaatataaatatttataataaattaattaattttaaaattattaatttagttaatcatacatatttaaattttaataaaaatataaatttaatataacaaaaatattatgaaataattaataactttaatataGCATTTATAGTTTTGGAGTAATACTTTTACTAAAACATAactgtttaaataatttttattatattttaaaaataatttaaaaactctgaattattattattatcattactaatttaaaataaatgagaaataaaaaatataagaaattttaaatgttaaaaagtgaaaaataatatgtctattaaaattaatttagttaattataaatatttataatttaataaaagatagttttttttttttaaatttaagttataaatttatttataataatatttattttattataaatatttattatatattatctatataacatattagttattataagaaataataaacataataatttttttaaataattttttttgtaatattatatatacatatatttatattaatatttattattaattgttatttattatttattatttttataattttattataaaaaataataaacataataatattatttaaataatatttttaatattatatatatttatattaatatttattattaattaatatatttttttttattttctaaatttattttattatatattatttatagtatattggttattataaaaaataatacttatattaatattatttaaaatgagttattttataattagtagtaGTGAGATTTTGTTCtttagtaaaaaatttaaaagaaaaaaaaagaaatgtaataagttgtgataattttaagaaggatgagattttttttaataaaataattaaatcgtattaatttaaaataataaaataaataatattaatttaaagtgAAGGGTAGGTTGtgtatttctatttttattaaaatacaaaagaaaatttaaaaaataaaaattgcatACTACAAAcaatatgaaataataataataaaagtcataattacataaaaataaataaatttataaattttacgtCATTATATATGATGAAGgtaaactataatttttttatattttgttttgagatcAAAATTGATTGAGCGAAAGAAGTTAACAAATATTTCAACTTCTAGAGCTCACTTTAACTATCAGGTGTTAAGtggtaattaatttttaattttattaaacttatgaCTAACAATTTTTACAAtcttaaaatgtaaaaaaataatttttttgtgatTGTTTCTCAAAAGTTTAGTCAAATTGGGTATAAGTTGACCATATCTTactcccaaaaataaaataaaattgtgtgaGCATTAGCATATTTCTTAGCATATACTCTAAGAGTTCTAAGAGACCAACTgcccaaacaaaataattaagtttcaTAAGTAGAGTTAATAGTCAATCTTGAGATTTTACTAATATTTAGTctacttgtttttgtttcttttaaataaaaaattcttctTTTGTATATTTGTGCTTAAAAGAATTCAATAATATGGTAGtctacttatttttgtttttttaa from Impatiens glandulifera chromosome 5, dImpGla2.1, whole genome shotgun sequence includes:
- the LOC124938720 gene encoding senescence-specific cysteine protease SAG39-like; protein product: MNQHQLLCLTLFFILTTLASQAASRSLNGHSTMLKRHERWMTEQGRVYKDGAEKEKRFSIFKDNVEMIESFNRAANKPYKMGINQFADLTNQEFKLRNKFKSHVCSDNNSLFRYQNISAVPATMDWRKKGAVTPIKDQGQCGCCWAFSAVAATEGIAQITTGKLISLSEQELVDCDVNGQDQGCNGGLMDDAFEFIQSNGGLTSESNYGYDGSDGTCNKKKESNHAATITGYEDVPANSESSLMKAVANQPVSVAIDAGDSDFQFYSSGVFTGECGTELDHGVTAVGYGTTDDGTKYWIVKNSWGESWGEEGYIRMQRDIEAKEGLCGIAMQASYPTAAE